In Melanotaenia boesemani isolate fMelBoe1 chromosome 1, fMelBoe1.pri, whole genome shotgun sequence, the genomic window TTGTACAAGAATAAAGGTGACAATTTGACAGAAAgacatttaaatctttttttttttatttttattttttttatcagagatGAAAACCCACTCCCACCTGTGATAGTGACAAAGGCGTAGCCCTCTTCGCCAAGTAATGCGTTGATCAGTCGGCAGCTGTAGGTGCTGTTTGGCTCCAGGACTACTGTTAGCACACTGGTCATAGAGAACAGACCTTTCTCATTGGCCACCATTGAAGTGGTGATGTTGTCTGTCAGGTTGCGGCCGCTCCCATCCTGCCATATAACATCACCCTCTGGATAACCTCCATACGCCACACAAGTGAGGGCCACCTCATCGCCTGGCCGCAGGTTGGATTCAGGCTCTACAGTCAACACGGGTTTGGTGTAAGGAGCTGAGAAATGGAAGAGAATCAGGACAGGAAATGGGTGAGGATTCAGAAAGGAAGGGAGGAGTGGGTAAGGATGGGTGAAGATAGAGATGATGGGAGAACAACAGACACATACTGAATTTGCTTAGATTCTCTACAGTGAGTGTCACATTAAGAACTGCTTGACATGATTCCCATTAAATTCTTAATTATATTTAGGGAGCTTAGCATAACACAGTGCTTAAGATCTTCAATCACATACAGCATCTGCAGAAAATAGCGATGCTGCAACCCTTTACTTCATCTAGAGAGCAGGAAGCCATGcccagaaagtaaaaaaaaattaaaaagaaatgcacaggtgaagaagaggaaggcTGGAGAGACCTTCAGCATCATAGAGGTTTGAGACAACTTAGCATATGGCACATAAAAAAGTACAGGAGGATGGAGGTGAAGGGTGAATAGTCAGCCTCGACTGGTGTCACGCTCACCCTATTCCTGGAGTGAGAGGCTGTTGTATTCCCACAACTACTTTCAGTATGGCAAACAAAGGTGTGGAGACGAGATGAAACATGCTTGTCTGAgctacttttttaaagtttagccCATTTAGCATGTGCCAAACTAACTTTTCCAGCTGTGCATTCGACTTACGGATTTCCATCAAGGGCCCCTTTAATTTTCTTCCAGCACAGCATGAAGGAAGTCTGAAAAACTAAGAGTAAATACTGGCTAAAAATAGAGTATCTATAAATCCACACCATGAAATAGAACCAATTTGTCACTGTTGGAcacattgttttccttttcccttacagacaaaaaaagaaaaaaaaattatcaacaCTGCCTAATGCACATCCTTCCAGGGAGAATAGCGGCGCAATCTCACAACAGATATAGAAATGTGAGAAAGAAGGGATGGCACACAATATcattatcaataaataaaaagctctcCGCTATGGAGGTGGGTGATGTAGCTGCACAGGGTTGGAGATGTTAGTGATGGCTGATTGACCGTGACAATGACTAATAATCAAAGTCAGCAGATATTGACCATGACAGGGACCACAATCAGTGCATATTGACTAAAAACAATGCTCAGCAACCCCAAGGAAGCTGTTTATCATCCATTTACATCTTGTGAGAAGAATTGATCCTGAATTACCTCCACTGCTAGTGTGGGTTGTGTCTGATGTGTCAATGTAAATCAGCACGGTTTAAAAAATCACTGACTTCCCCctttatttgtgttgttttaaggAAATATTGGGAATCAAATTGGCCATCAATCACTGAATCATgatcaatttttttattaattgtgaGCTTACAAttgcatcttttatttatttgctacGTTTAAGTgaaaacattatatatatacaattgtttaattgtaaaaacaaaaatcatagACTTATAATATCATGCAAAGGTTTTAGATCATTTTCCAGGTAGCAATGCCACAAACAGAAGAATGTGATCTGCCCCTGTATCATTCTACAGTTTTGGAACAAACCAAAACACCCAGCCTGATTATTATTGATTATGATTATTTTCATAGACAAGAAGGGCATGACTAATGGACTCTGCTTCACAAAGTCAGTTTGGaataacataaaaagtaaaaaaatccacacaaaaaTAGTACACACAGCCTACTTACCAAAAACCTTAAGGAGCTCCTCTACTCATTTATGGATATTTCTTGCAGCACATAATGTCTGGACCCGACTATCCTGACTTGTCAGTGCAAGATCTGTCCCTTGAGAGGTGTTTTCACTATCTTTTCTAAAGGGGGGAATGCATGTGCACTTCTATAACATCTGGAGTTTGAACACAGATAGTTGGTCCAAAATGTAAAAGTCAATGACTGACTGTAAGCTGTTATTGGCAAAGTGAAAGCGCTAAACACCAATAAGTGATGCCAAGTCAGTCACTGTTGTTTACAAGCTGACAGACTAAACAAGCATCCTGATTACATCAAAACTAACAACATGTAATAGCTACACCTACCAGCCTAATAATATCAGATAAAAATTTTTTGTGTTTAGAGAAGGCTTGTGGTCTGACTGCAGCTCACACATGTAATCTCAGATGATTCCTATCAAGTTGAACTCATGGTATGAATGGACCTGTGAAAGCTATAAAAATTTTACTAGGGCTGACCATCTACACTGATCTCAGGATTCGATTGCAATTATTTTGTCAACAATTTGATTAAATTCGATTCAACGATGCATCACTATGTGTTGCATCCTCAATTTTCTTTGTCATTGCACCTTGCTACTTTCTTCATCAATTAATAcagtcagataattatgaactcTGTTTATTTAGAAACCAATCCAAATGTCCTGATTTTGACAAtcaacataaacatgtaaacaattatgttattttcaacttcattattgaacttttttttccattgccaCAACACCATTAGCAGCATATACTGTGACTTTATGTTATCAAAATTGGTTAAGCAGCCCCTTAGTGGCAATATTTCTTGCAGTAAAGCAGTGTGTTTAATCCCTTCAGTCTTTCTGTACTCAGTTCAGACAGAATATAGAAGTTAAGATCTTTTTCACGTCTCCTTTATGGCCAGAAACATTTGACTGTAAGTATTCTAGTCAATTTGTAATTGAACACAGAGGATATTTTTGAGATAAACATTTGTAGATGGACAAAGTAGTTTTAATCCCTTTATTGCGTTCGTGCTAGCTTGATAATGgtattttttataaacattagCACTTAAGTTAACTAATTAGTTTTTACTAGGGATGTGCACAACTAGTCAACTAATCGAGTAGTCAAAACGGCGTGCAAACTCAATGGCCCCTTTAAGAGCtagagaggaggagagacgCACAGCGCATGAGAGGGGAGGGGGACGTCGGAGTAGACATAGATATCTACAACAAAAGCTAGATGCTTTATGGCGGAGCCTCAAACATCCTCACCCagcggccatcttgccacatGTTTGCTCTCTCACGGGATCTGTGGTATCTGAGGGAAAGTGAGTgatctgcacaaacataaatactcTTATTTCGTAGAAATCTTGACGGATTTACAAACGGTTTGGTTTCTTGCAAAAGTGTTTAAAGTGGCTATAATTCTGGACACTTGAACATGTtgaaattgcagcttttgtctttgaaaagtTACTTAAACATGCAGCATAGTTGTGTTCTCCATCAGAAGGCACAATAAGgctcagagaagcagagaggcTAATTTGCAGGTTCCAGATAATCACAGCACATCAGACTGCTTGAGGTCCTTCACATTGTAAAGAAGAGGATCAGGTCGGAGGATATGTTTTTGCTCGAGGAGCATATCGGCTGCACACAGTATGGCAGAGACAGTTACCACCAAATGCTGCCGACattagttgtgtgtttttactatttccatttggagataaagtatttttttattctattattgatgacatcatgatgacatcacaacaaattaacaaattaactaactaactaatCAACTAATCGCTTTTGAAAGGCCTGACTAGTCAActtcaaaaatcacctaaaatggccatccctttttttttctttttactattttccatctttttctatcccctccggtcaggtccagcaagattacatagattccgtgattcaaagtaaatgaataaataaatgagaagggcaaataaataaataaatataatggcCATCCCTAGCTTTTATACATTGTCGTGTGATGTTATGTGATTTCACTGAAACAATTAATGTATTTCCAGTGAGATACTGGtgtattttttgtatgtttgcttAGATTTACAGTTTTCCTAACACCACACACAAGCGGCAGCAGAATATAtacattacattattataatcgattatgttttgttgctgcatcgATTGCAGAATCATCCACGTCTGCATCACAATgcatttaaattcaattaaattaaattcaacaccCCCATTGTTTACAAACATCTTTATGTGCACTATTGTTTGTCCTGTCAACCTAGTCAAAGCAAAGGggatgaatgcttcagatggaGAATTTTTAGAAGAAAAAGGAGTGAAAGAAAtcattctatttttctttttcatgtaatAAAACTTATAGGAATAGCAGTGAAAAGTAAATGGCATTCAGATCAAGTTAGAGTTAGGGATTTGGTATTGTGTGGAATTAATTACTAAAACTTTATCTGACATTACTTTAAtcaaacattttcactttttagtTAAAACAATATCTGCTTGTTTCATGTATAACGGACATTATAGCTCAACTCACCAGCCACCTGCAGAAACAAAGCAGCACTGCCGTAGTCCTCCACCCTGACAAAGCAGGTGTAGCTGCCTTCATCAGCTACCACCACTCTGCTTAGCAGGAGCGAAGCGTTGCCCAGGCTCAGCTGAGAAGGGAACAACCTGGTGCGGTTGGTGAAGCTCTCCGCCTGGTCCGCCAGTTGGTCCTGTCCATCCCAGTACCCATGCACACTGCGTTTGGTGTCCGTCAGCTGCCAGAAGATACTCAGATCGGACAAGTTGAAAGAACTGGCATGGCTGAAAGTGCAATTGAGTGTGACATCGCTACCGTGCAGCGCCACCACTGGTTGCTCTGGGACCTGCAATTCCATCAAAGCTGCAAGAGAAGATGTGAGACAAACAGCTAATATCAGATCAAAAGGAAAcacccttaaaataaaaacaaacatgattctcCTCCGTGCAAGAGAATCTTAATGTAAGCTATCAATCACAAATTATACTATCAACTGTACTTCTATACATGCTTTCTaggaaacatctgcaggacTTTTCACTGCGTCGTCTTCCAGGCTGCCTaagtatatacagtaaatagtATGAGCTGATTTCACTAGGCCCTGGTTGGATATAAACAGTATTCACTGAATCATATCATTAATTCGATGTGCCGTGTTCAAGTGAATGACACTTACTCAAATCTGAATGTCAAATCAAAGAAAGATTTGAAATATATTCTGTGGCTGCTACAGAAACATCTACTTTGTGCAGAAAGATAAGGAGGCGCAGCTAGGATGGGATGAAtgagaaaggaaagaagatgaGGGATTTGGAGGTAAACATTAGGACTTTATTTGTGTTCCTATAGGCTTTGCCTCCTGGTGATGGCTGTAAAACTCATGATGGAGGCAACAACATCTGTATAGCCTTAGCTTAATCTTTAGTTaaatcaaaaggaaaagaaaaaaactcctgGTCTGTCATGATGGTAAAAGATAAAGTGAATGTGCTTCTTGCTCAAAAGCTGCTGATTTTTCTgtcaacatatatatatgtgtgtgtgtgtgtgtgtgtgtgtgtgtgtatgctcaTATATGTACTGTTTGTCTAGACTAAGCCAAGAGCAAAGAGTACACTGCATAATCATTCTGGATTAGTAGCCATCTCAGGCAGTCTAGAGTACATCCATAGTATTCTCAAGAGTCAGCATTCTCCATTGATCCCTGTCTGCCGTTATAGGACTCTGAGACACTCATCAGCATCACAGGGGAGAAAAAAGTCACTCGGGCCACAGAGCAATACATCCTACTTTATGCTCAGCCTCTCTAATTGTTGTAATCACGGTGGCATTTTAGCCTCCTCACCCCTTTTTTGAGCTCTGTCTATAGCACAGCCAATGTCAGTACTGAATCACTTTTCTGTGAAGGAGATTTGACTGCTAGGGAGGTTCAATAATTACTTCCCCTATTAACAACAAACAAGTCTTTCATCTGAAAGGGTTCATACAAATGGGGATTGCTAAGTCAAGGCAGCCCTATTTTCAATCACATTCAACCAATCCCAGCAAGGTGTCCTCTCCACATCATGTCCCTGCCAACCCGTTCATCTGCAGGAACAGTGCCACCTTATGTCTCACCTCACAAGCgcagaaaacacagaagaaaaatggTGTGTGTGGAGCTCTCAGCATGGGTTGTTGGGTTTTAATTCAATCTAAATGTAAAAAGGTGAAGTATTGCACACTTGAGGATAAAATGTTACAAACAAAAgtagaaacataaaaactggAAACAAGAACTATCTGTTTTTTTCAAACACAGTCCACCACACTTGTGCAACAAATTAATAGGTTGGCATTACTTCATTGTCACCAAGTGTGTTTCTCCACAGTTCCAACCTGGAACAAATCACAGTGTTCATACCAACCAAGTGCTACTCACAAAACAATTCTCCGATCCTGACAGTGAAAACGACAGAAGGCTTTTGTTCTAAACTGTGATTACAAAAGCTCTTCTGTGGCTGTGGGGGGTTTTCTATCTTCCCATATTGTGCCTACATTCACTCAGCAGGGCTACACAATACATTAGAGTTATCACAGCAAAACATGGCAGAAGCAGGAGGTATTGTTCCGCCATCAATGGGGATAAATGAGCAGATTTCTGAAGTGTGTACTTTCGCTGTCTTTGAAGTTAGCCCAACCTTCATGGCactggtggatttttttttttttttttttggtggtcaGTGACAGCCCACTTCTATACGTATGTGTTGAAGAAGGAGGAGAGAGCAATTAAATCAATCCCTGAGCAGCCTGGGATGACTCACACCACTGAGTTCATACACGAAGGGGGAAGGgaagaaggaaacagaaagAAGACAGAATGGAGCTCACACTTAAAGATAATATCTGGAAACAAGCCAAGAAAGAGACTGTGGTGGAGCCTCACACACTAATCCGTCAACGCAGAGCAAAGCCATGTCAGAGACAGAAAGATAGAAACTCCTTTTCATTGTACATCTTTGCCTCACTCTTCCTTTTCCCCACACAACTTCTTTCACGCAGTGACCTACCACTCACTGCAAGGCCTGCGGAGGATGCAGCTCTGCATGGGGACCTTCTGCAGAGGCAGTGGCCTGCTCTTGGAAAGAGAACACAGGGCGAGCATTTTATATTGTGCTGCCATGAGGGTATTGGACAGGAGGGCAGGACAAGCGAAGCCAGTTGACGTCATGGAAACGCACATGTGGTGTCCTATTCCGAGGTAAAGCAGCATGATGCAAAGCAAATCACTGCATACTTGGCTGTTTTTGATTTGTTGCTATTTACAACAAGCATGTGGTGTACCGAAGGTGAGAGGTCTATCAGGTCTgctaaaaatctgttttctccaaagtgacaaATGCAATTCGGAGACAttaaaaattacaaaacatGTGGTCTAAGGCAAGGGGGTTGTACCACATCTTGTAGGAAGGCCAATCATATCTTCTCAGGGGTGTACGTGAGGATCTATAGTCTACCTTCTCTTTCTCCCGATAAAGAGATGCTCAGAAGCCAAAGAGGGCAGGCTGGGAGACATCAGGCCGTGGGGATTTACACACTGCACTTTGTGTTTATGGGCCTCAGCTCTGTTTGAGTGGCTGTGAGACAGAGACGGGCACTTTCACAACCGACATGAAATAAACTCATTACAGCCTTTGCAAGTGCTGGCAACCGGCCCTGCTCACCAGCCAGACACAGGGCTGGCTAGAAAAGACTGCGAGTGATCTTCACACTGCACTCCACTCCACTTTCAAGACTACCCACCACCTTGTCAATATCAACACCTCCTCCCTTTGTACATTTACAAATACACTATGTTTGTTGTGCTGATGAGATTATGTCATATTAAACTAATGATTTATGACTCACTCGTTTAAAgttcttcagtttctttttgtttttatgttttttggggGCATATTACAATATCATATGGACctgaaaaaagtaaacagtTTGAATTTGCTAAATGATGTGGCCACTGAAGCAAGATATATTGCAGCAAGCACAGATAACACACACAAGCCTTTCTCGAGGtggatattttaacatttaataataaGCTATGTACAGGTGCAATTAGTAACATAAATAATGGTTATGTCCTCTTTAAATGTGCTAGTTGTAGGGCACTGACACAGCAGTATGGCATACTGGGACACTACAAAATTAATGAAACCAGGAATATTCATTATGTTaagtatgttttatttacagtaatgcAACTGTATTTACATATGATAATGAAAGTGCTGAGGTGGGTTTTCCTTCTGCTGTAATGTATAGGCATGCAAACACTcaatgaaaacagcaaaaaagaaaaagaagtttgtTTGATAagaacatctttttttctctggatTTGTGGTCTTATGCTGGTTTGCCTGTCTTAGTAAATCTAGCCTTTAAACTCATGAAACCAACCTAAGTAGAGTCACAATATGCTCCAGAGGCAAAATGTTTAATCGAACTGTCAGTTACTGCAAAATACTGCTATTATCTCTCttctgaagaataaaaaaagtattCCAAAAATGAACCAAGATTATTATAGAGATTTAGAGATTGTTTGTGCATAACTCACAGAAAAACTTTCAAATGACCACAGTTTCTTTCCAGCTGTCATTTATTGACTCAATAAATAAGAGTGGTTTCGCACAAAAACTGAGAATTGTTGATGAGCTTGTGCTGAATATTGTGGGAATTCACCACCCTTGTCTCACACTGCATTATTGGAAAAGGGAATAAGTAAAACATACAACTGTGCCTATTGATAAAAAGCACTGATTGCATCAATACCAATATAATGCAAACAATGTTTTGTACcagaaacacagagacaccATCACATACACTCAATTCATACAGAAAGAGACACCCAAAGGCCAGAGAACACATTGATATTCCACACTTGTAGTACTGCTGACAGCTCCACAGCATTGCATTGTCTGAGGAATTGGACATGAGTTACCCTGACACTACAATGGAGATGCTGCTACAAAGATTCTCTGTAGCAGGGAGGTTCCCATCATCACaaccaacaacagcagcagccacatatacacacatttatacacagTGCTACACAGGTGCCTGGGCCCTTGCACTGTCCTTgacacacaaacgcacacatcGCAGGAAACAGCATTACGTTATTCAAGTTAATATTGTCTGTACGAGATATTTTCACAGTCCACTGACTTGTTCAGCTCATATGCTCAATGCCTACTAGCATACAAACATCTTTCAGCACACAATTCAATACCAAATTCTTCCAGCTCAATAAGTAATACAACTTCATTTCAACTTTAACTGGTTCAATACCATTTAGCCACACAAAAATCACCGTGTAGCATCCATTCATGAAGCTCACTGAGCAGAGCCATTTAGACAATCAGTCAAACCATGGGTTTAACACAGTATGCACACATACTGTATTAAAATATACAACAGGGGAATAAATGTTAACAGCATTTTTATGCATGAGAAAAACATCAGAACTTGAGAGCAAATTACAGGGACAAATATAAGTACACAGATGTGTAAGGGGACCTACTACCAGACTGCAATGAAAGAAGGCGAGAAGATGGGCATGAGAAATGCTTTTACAACACTGCCCCCATCTGCTGGGCAATGAAGCTGCAACTCAATACATTTTCATTCTGGACATTCTGCACCACCTGAACATCAAAGGAGTTTGCTCAAAGGATCTGTGAGCCCTTTCATACCAATAATTTTTATGATATAACCAATGCCTGTATAAGTCTGAAGGGAAAGCTTGCTTTTGATTTCATGTTGTCAGGAGCACATGTCCATAATGCtgagatttaagaaaaaaaagaaaaaaaaagaaaacagcttctGGAAAAcatggaagcagtgagagtgtgtgctTAGTAAGCGTGTTTTGGATTGAAAGCAGAAAAGATTTCAGTCTTATGCAGTGGTTTTTAAATGGTCCTTCAGTCAGTGAAAGAGGCACAATAAGGGTGGAAGTAAACGCGTCTTCTGCAGTGTAAAAGGGGTCACGTTCAACATTAAGCTCTGAAGATAATCTCTTACAATTTTCGCTTCAAGAGGCCATCACGGAGTGTGAGTTTCCCCTACTCAGAGAGAGATGGTACAGGTGATCAAAGATAGGGAAGACGAGAATTCTCGACTTGCTCATTCTCAGCAATCTCATAAATCATAGAGGAACTCATCATAGAGGAATTtctctattttccttttttctccctcCTGCTTGCCATTGCTGCTTCCTCTGTCTCTCATCTTTCATGGATATATGCCATCTCATATCCCGTCAATAACCTGTTAATGGATTCTGACGGGAAGAGAGTTGTGTCTGCTGAAGCAAAGTGGGCAGATAAAGGCAAGTCTCTGGCTCACATGCGTGAGGGTCAAAGAGCCTTTGATGAGAAGGACATTAGAGATAGAATGGAGGGCATTGCACAAAAAGGCACCGAAATATAGCAACGGGGTCACCTTTAAGCTGAGTTCTAATAATTACAGGTCatacataatttaaattaaatctggtaagtgcaaatgttttttttttttttttttaacttgtaaaaTTCAAGAGCTTTTTTTATTGGTGAAGATTTGTCATGAACTGTCGTAAGCAACTTTCACCTGATCCCAAAGCTAATAAATCCTGAGTCTTTAGAACTTGCTCTAAAATATGATTTAACACTTTCACAATTACTCAATCATTTTTGCTTCCAGGTGGGGAACTGCGAAAGTCAAGATAAGATCTAGGAGACCAAAGAAAGTTCTAGATGAGATGAGAACTCGCCATcaaaaatgaagcagaaattTTGATAAGTGGGTggaaaaattctgttttgtaGTTTCTGAGGCTGTCAAATGACAGAAAATGCTGTACAGGTGATGGAACATTGACTTCTACTGATTATTACCAAATTCACAGCACAACCATCACCAGGACTTGGCTTTAACATCCGATCTACGGGACTTCAAGAACAGTAAGCTTAAGCTTTTGGAGTGTCGTTACAGTCACTGGACTTGAGTAATAGTGaaaaatctttaataataattagggctgtcaagtgatttttaatcagattaatcacagcttacaaatgaattaatcatgattaatcaccatgcGCGAACATTTGCTCTgcattgtatcaacagaaagagcgaATCAAGGCTTGGGTTTGTCTTTTTTGTAcgttagatgatcactttagttgtaataatcagttccaTATTACATACAATCAAGGCCTCCAAAAATATATCTCATTTGTATCAACCTTTTCTTGCTCAGTCCCctgatttgtatctcagaacctgtttataatttctctcactACATTAAGGGCctttaaatgatcagacctgtgtctctgcacagcaccaatgattaGAGAAGACATTACCTTGCTTCCGTCACAGTGACATGGATccgattgacatgagactgataaatggTGCTTACTTTAGCTAGCACATCCAAGAACAATACTTTTGGAtaaatatgtgccagtgtgaaccatgaaccgctactTTCCACCTTCTAAGTTCAACGATAGACAAACACAGACAGTGCTAGCGACAGAAAAgctaatcagctgatcaccgacagtcGTCATGCTTCACATCAGGAGGGGgaggggaagaggaggagcatTTCTGAACAGAAAACAGTCTGCATCTGGTGTCTTTTTGAAACCGACCTGTGGGCCTGCACAGATTTCCCAATGTGCGTTGGTTAACCTTTCGCTTTTGTACCTTTCTCAGTACAGGAAGCTCATAGCTCCTAAAGCTTTAGATTATAGAAAACCTTGTGGTCCCAATTTAATAGTTCCATACTTTTTAAACTGGCAGCTGATTTTGTATCAGAGCTTTTTAGAATCCTTTTTAACCCGACAGTTACAATGAAATTCCATCGGTATGGAAATCTGCTTTTGTTCTCCCTTTATTAAAAGGGGTGACCCAGCGATTTTTACTAACTATAGACCTATTTCTACCTTATCTGTTTTGGCCAAAATTCTTTAAGCTCTTGTGAGTGATCAAATAAAGGagtttttatattcaaatgacATTTTATCTAAGTATCAGTCAAGCCCCAGAAAAAAACAGTACAATCAACGATGCAATGAAAAGTGGTAAATGATATTCTTGTTGGACTAGACAAGAAACTGCACTGGTCATGAGCTTTTACTAATTTGTCAAAAGCATTTGATACTGTGGACCAtggtattttaaaatttaaactatTTGAATCAGGAATCTTGGACcatctaatcacttgtttcaCAAGTTATCTCAACAATAGGGCCCAGTGCATTAAACTGTCCACAAGGGGTGCTACAGGGTTCAGTTTTAGgtcccttttatttattatttatataaaggGACTGAGTCTTAAATTATCAGAtaatttgcatctttttgcagATCATACGATTATTTACTGTTTCGGATCAACACTCGTTCAGACCACTGAATCCCTGCAGGACGGAAGAGCTGCTGTCTACCACTGTTTACTTCACCTTAAACTTGTTCTAAATGCAGACAAGACTAATGTTGTTCTTCAATGCGAAGAAGAAGCCAGAAATAATTCCCTGTGTTCATCCTACATGGAAATTAAATAGAGGAAGTTCACATATACCAATACCTGGGTATTTGGATTGATGACTCCCTTACAATAAAGCTGCTTGTGGAAAATCTTGTGAAGAAGCTACAAAAACTGGGTttttacttttgaaaaaaaatgtgttttccttttaatgcaaaaaaagcAGCTTGTTGCTAAAATTTTCTTGTCTGTGCTGGATTATGGAAATTTGCTCTATATGAACACATCTCCTCAATATCTTCAAATGGTTGATACTGTTCATCATGCCTCTCTGTCAACACACCACTGATTCATACTCTTGGGTTGGATGGCCCACTCTGGTCACCCCAAGGATCTGTCACTGGTACACTATGATTTATAAGGCACTGCTTGGATTACTGCAGGGTTTCCCCCAGGATCTTTTAAAATTCTGGGGAAAGGTCTTGCAAACACCCCACCACAACAACCAATACTAAGTCATTACAGAAATTAActgatattgttttgttttttgagacATAAGTGAAAAATGCTGTTCTTTTCTAACAGTAATACCTCAATAAAAACGGGAACTGCAGATGAAGAACGGCATATGTTGTTCTCTTCTAGCGGTTTCTACCGCTCTACAATGGCAATTGCCAGTTAATAACAGCAAAAGCTGTTCTTATCCAGTGGCTTATACCTCTGTACATTAGTTTTGCATTATGTCAAATCATATGAACTGCAACACAAATATTATTACCACAGGCTACAAAATGCATGTAAgcaggcaaataaataaaataagccaCAACTCACTATAACCaaagttttaaaatcttaattatgtttgttgttttacaaaaattACAGTAGTTCAATTTTTTATCCTGGCTTATCTCAGCTCAGCTGGCCAGCGTTTTTCTTGTACCAAAATATAAGTGGAAGCTCCTAAAATGTGGAACAATCTGCCTTTGGACGTCG contains:
- the cd276 gene encoding CD276 antigen isoform X1 — translated: MLSLLLPAVLAVQAMALMELQVPEQPVVALHGSDVTLNCTFSHASSFNLSDLSIFWQLTDTKRSVHGYWDGQDQLADQAESFTNRTRLFPSQLSLGNASLLLSRVVVADEGSYTCFVRVEDYGSAALFLQVAAPYTKPVLTVEPESNLRPGDEVALTCVAYGGYPEGDVIWQDGSGRNLTDNITTSMVANEKGLFSMTSVLTVVLEPNSTYSCRLINALLGEEGYAFVTITGQNIAFPPVALWVTVGLAVCLLVLLIALAAVCRRKIKESCEEARREAEEAKELEEEESKTAMTPLKS
- the cd276 gene encoding CD276 antigen isoform X2, whose amino-acid sequence is MLSLLLPAVLAVQAMALMELQVPEQPVVALHGSDVTLNCTFSHASSFNLSDLSIFWQLTDTKRSVHGYWDGQDQLADQAESFTNRTRLFPSQLSLGNASLLLSRVVVADEGSYTCFVRVEDYGSAALFLQVAAPYTKPVLTVEPESNLRPGDEVALTCVAYGGYPEGDVIWQDGSGRNLTDNITTSMVANEKGLFSMTSVLTVVLEPNSTYSCRLINALLGEEGYAFVTITGQNIAFPPVALWVTVGLAVCLLVLLIALAAVCRRKIKESCEEARREAMTPLKS